The DNA window CTCGTCCCCGCCGTCGTCGTCCCCGCCCCCGTCGTCGACGCCGGCCGCCACCACCATCGAGACGGGGGATCCCCCGTCGACGGAGCTGCCGGCGGGGGGATCCGTGCGCAGGACGGTCCCCGGTGCGACCTCCTCGGTCGCTCGGAAGAGGACCTCTGCCACGGTCAGTCCGACCCCTTCCAGGGTGGCGCGGGCCTCGGGGAGCGGCTGTCCCGCCACCTCGGGGATCACGACCTGTGGGCTCCCTCGTGTGACGACGAGCCGGATGGTCCCGGTGCGTGCGAGCAGCGTCCCGGCGGGCGGGTCCTGGGCGACCACCGTCCCGGGAGCCCCACCCTCGTCGACCTCGGTGGTCTGGACCCGGAAGCCGTGGTCCACGGCGGCCTGGGCCGCCTCCGGGTGGGGCCGGCCCACGAGCTCGGGGACCGAGGCCGTGGCCGTCGCCTGGCCCTTCATGGCGGCGAGCAGCAGGACAGCGAGCAGGGCGATGACGGGACCAGGACGCACGCGTCGGAGGGCGCTCGCCACAGGCGCGAGCGGTGACCGTCGGGGAGGCGCGGAAGGGAGGACCTGGGTGCTCTCCCGGATCACCGGCACGGTCGGCTCCGGGTCGGACGGGGTCGCGACCGCGGGCGCCCCGGAGCCCGGTGGCTCAGGCGGCGCCGGATCGGAGGGAGCGGCGACGGCGGGAACCGCTGAGACCGGTGGCTCCGGTGGTTCGGAGCCGGCGGAGGCCACCGGCACCGGCCCTGCAGACAGCTGCGCAGCCTCCCTGAGCTCCTGGGCGTACGCCGAGGCGGAGGCGGGCCGGTCGGACGGGTCCTTGGCCAGTCCGCGCATCACCTCCGCGGCTATGGGCGCGGGGATCGCGGACACTAGCTCCCGCAGGTCGGGGGGAGGGTCGTTCAGGTGCTGGTTCGAGAGGCTCCAGAACGAGTCACCCACGAACGGGGGGCGACCGGTGAGCAGCTCGAACGCTATGCAGGCGGCCGCGTACACGTCGGCCGCCGGGCCCGGTCTCTCGCCGCGCAGGAGCTCGGGGGGCGCGTACGAGGGGGTGGCGGTCGGGACGGTGTGACCCGTCTCCTCAGCCAGGATCCGCGCGACCCCGAAGTCCCCGACCTTCGGCCCCTGCGGGGCCATGTAGACGTTGGCCGGCTTGAGGTCGCCGTGGACGATCCCGATGCGGTGTGCCTCCTCCACGGCCTCGAGGATGGTCGCGGTCACCTCCGCCGCTTCCGCCGGCTCGAGGGGCCCGCTCGCGGATACCTGCTGCTGCAGGTCGGGCCCGGCGACGAGCTCCATCACGATGAACGGCATGGGGGAGCCGGAGGCCGATGGCTGCTCCCCGTAGTCGTAGATGTGCACGACGTTTGGGTGCGCGAGCGCGGCCAGAGCCCGCGCCTCCCTCTCGAGGCGGTTGCGGTGGGCCGGGTCCGTGGCTGAGGCTGCGGACAGCACCTTCACGGCGACCTCTCGGGACAGACGCGTGTCGCGGGCGCGCCACACCTCCGCAGTCCCGCCCCGGCCGATGGGTTCGACGAGCTCGTACCGCTCGTCGAGCACGACGCCGGCTCCAACGGGAGGACGCGGCGCAGAGACGTCCTGATCCATGTCCACGATGCTCCAGCATCCCCGGGTGACCGTGTCTCAACCCTACGCATCCGTCGCCGGGTCGTGTGCGGATCCGGCGCTGGACGGGGAGTATGGGGCATGGCTCGCGTCTGGTGGAACGGCGAGATCGTGGACGAGGCCGATGCGCGCACGTCCGCCCTCGACCGAGGACTGACCTGGGGATGGGGACTGTTCGAGACGCTCCGCTGCTACGGCGGGCGTCCCTGGGCCCTCGGGGAGCATATGGAGCGTCTGCGGGCCGGGGCCGTCGTCCTCGACCTGCCCGTCCCGACCGATGAGGAGGTCGCGCGGGCCTTCGAGGGGGTGATGGGCGCGAACGGACTGTCGGACTGCGGCGTGCGGATCACGGTGACGGCCGGGTCCGGACCCCCCGACCCCCACGAGGACCCGGCAGGCCCCCCCAACGTTCTGGTCACCGCCTGGCCGCTTCGCGACTACTCCGATCTGTACGCGCGAGGGGCGCGGCTGGTGACGCTCGTCGGACAGGGACGAGCGATGGCAGGCATCAAGTCGACCTCGTACGGACTCAGCGTGGCCGGCCGGATCGCGGCGCGGCGCGGCGGCGCCGACGACGCGCTC is part of the Actinomycetota bacterium genome and encodes:
- a CDS encoding PASTA domain-containing protein — its product is MDQDVSAPRPPVGAGVVLDERYELVEPIGRGGTAEVWRARDTRLSREVAVKVLSAASATDPAHRNRLEREARALAALAHPNVVHIYDYGEQPSASGSPMPFIVMELVAGPDLQQQVSASGPLEPAEAAEVTATILEAVEEAHRIGIVHGDLKPANVYMAPQGPKVGDFGVARILAEETGHTVPTATPSYAPPELLRGERPGPAADVYAAACIAFELLTGRPPFVGDSFWSLSNQHLNDPPPDLRELVSAIPAPIAAEVMRGLAKDPSDRPASASAYAQELREAAQLSAGPVPVASAGSEPPEPPVSAVPAVAAPSDPAPPEPPGSGAPAVATPSDPEPTVPVIRESTQVLPSAPPRRSPLAPVASALRRVRPGPVIALLAVLLLAAMKGQATATASVPELVGRPHPEAAQAAVDHGFRVQTTEVDEGGAPGTVVAQDPPAGTLLARTGTIRLVVTRGSPQVVIPEVAGQPLPEARATLEGVGLTVAEVLFRATEEVAPGTVLRTDPPAGSSVDGGSPVSMVVAAGVDDGGGDDDGGDE
- a CDS encoding aminotransferase class IV; protein product: MARVWWNGEIVDEADARTSALDRGLTWGWGLFETLRCYGGRPWALGEHMERLRAGAVVLDLPVPTDEEVARAFEGVMGANGLSDCGVRITVTAGSGPPDPHEDPAGPPNVLVTAWPLRDYSDLYARGARLVTLVGQGRAMAGIKSTSYGLSVAGRIAARRGGADDALFVEQDGRVLETTGANLFAIRGSEIVTAPTGDVLPGVTRGTVLQVARELGLRTVESDMLLDDLFASDEVVLTSSLREVYGVSEVDGRPVRTGPLAAELRAAYRARVLEILG